In the Arachis stenosperma cultivar V10309 chromosome 8, arast.V10309.gnm1.PFL2, whole genome shotgun sequence genome, tatatattaaattttaattactaaaaaatatttttaaaaaaggacGTTTTAGACGTCTTTATCTACATGGCTCCCatgaaaattattttctttaaaaccTTAATGAAATATTTTGGTTATTGGATATCATATTTATGAGTAGTATTAGAATTACCTGAGAACATACTCGTCCCATATTAGAATAAGCATGTCTTATCCAAATTTATCATATATTGGATCGAATTATTAGATCAGTCTAAATTGTCATCTctaagaaaatatatataaatttttactgtattattaaaaaaattgatatgaATTGAATTCAAGAGATtgtatgaataaaaatattctatgtatattaaaaattaatgattatatatatataaatattgatttgtatatttttaaattaaaatttgtcatAGTAGAATAATCAAAATTATAATAGACTAATAAGTAAACTTATTTATAATAGTATAACTAAAAATTTTCTGAGATTGATATCTAATATATCTCTATGTAATgggtaatattttttatatacactTAATATGATTGATGCAATTTTTTTCCTTGCCCTTGTTATAAGCTTTCTTTAATTTGATTGAATCATATCTTACACTTCCTGTGTTTGGCAGCTCTGATCTCCTTTTAGACCGTACCATATGTTTAGTTAATGGCTTTGAGTGGAGTAGAATATAGCATAGGTAGTATGATAACGTTTTCTTATGTTTGAATTGTTAATTTGGGATTCATCGAGTTTTATTGTATTTGAAACACATATTTCATTTTACTCAATTTATCGTATTTAGGATCaaaatttagtttaataaaAAGAAACTAGAATGACAGTATTACTTTTTAAACCATTTCACTTGATAAAACTACTAAAATTGatctaataataaataatataatttaaattatattccCATGTAAGTATATAACTAAAATGACGTTCACTCCATTCATGTAGATGGATCTAAACGTAGCGTTAAGATTCGATTAGTGTAAGCAAAAAGAATCAAACGCCGACATTAGTCGTCACATGATAGATCCACATAGAGGATCCGGGAGTGAAGGAATATGCTCACTTTTCATGCATTCGAGGCCCAAAAATCATCCCTATATTTCAGTGCACAGAATCATACCACGaactttttgtttttgatgTTGGAGTtgtaatgttatttttttttaaattgtgtaCAGTATTCGATTTGTAGAGATACATTAATTGGACCATTCGATTTATAGAGATATAGAAATTGAACAGTTCGATTTGTTTAATTTGTCTGAGACATAAAAATCAAACCGTTcgatttgtgttaaaaaaaatttaaaatacagaAATCGAATCCTCTAATTTATATACTTTTCATCATTttaaaaaacacacaaaattaCATAGTATATTATTACTTTTACTTCCATAACAAAAAAACCCCTCATATCACACCTGCTTCTAGATGAATTCTTCACAAATCTTGCCTTACATAGACACCTGTCCTTTCTTCTTTCATCTTTCTAAGCGGAGCAAAGCATGCTTTTCCCTCCTGTGAGTAAGAAAGTAAACACATAATCCTAAGCAAAGGTTTAATTCCGTCGTTTATTAAGatcttatttaattatttagtaGAAATTTAAAAGgtttagattaaattatgaCATGATTATAAAACTCTGTTTCATCCGCTTTTATATCACTCCATCATCTATCGTTTtacaaatttattattaaattattttcgTACCTTCTACTTTAGTATTTTTGTACTCAAGTTACTAAATGGTTTAACAACTTTGGTaacgcaaaaaaaaaaaaaatgccacCCTTAATAAAACAGTGGCATATAGAAAAATAATCTGAAAATAGTATTGTATTTAGTAATAAATTTTCATGGATTCTTGACCTATACAAGGCATGTTGCAGTGAACAATAATTTGTTAGAACAAGGGGCACGTGGTTCTTATTTCTGTGGAAACAAGCCAACCTCGTGGACcaaattaaagaagaaagaagttaCTATTACTCCAAAGAACGAAAAGTTCATACAATTAAAAGTCTTCCCAAAAAGGATTTTTTACGCCGAGTTTTCTGCTACCACTATTCATTTGTTAATTTCTCACTAAATAAGAAATAATATTCTTTTAATCAAGTTGCAGTTACacctaattttaatttctttccctATATAGATACATACATACACTACTCTTGAATGCTATATGCAGAACAATTAACATAAAAATGCAGCAGCATCTGATGATGATTCAGAAAAGCACTAACAAGAACAAAAGCCAATCTTTGAGAAACCTGATTTTATTACTCTCAACTTCATTTTGTGTCACTTATTACATCCTTGTATCAACTCAGCTTCTAGACACACCAAAGCAAATACTACAACACTTGAATAACAACTACTCTTCaaaactctcatcatcattacaAGAACATTATCCTTCAACCACTATTGACCATGTCGTGTTTGGAATCGCCTCCAGTGGAGATTCATGGCCTAAGAGAAAACAATACACAAAGCTCTGGTGGAACAATAAAACAATGAAGGGGTGTGTATTCGTGGACAAAACGCCAATCGAGAATGATAATGActcttctcttcctcctctgTGTGTCTCTGAAGACACTTCCCGGTTTAAGTACAGTTACAGGGGCGGTCTTCGATCGGCGATCCGCGTGGCGCGTGTGCTTAAGGAGACAGTGGCATTGAATCATTCGGGTGTGAGGTGGTATGTGTTTGGTGACGACGACACGGTGTTCTTGCCGGAGAATCTGGTGAAGACGCTGTCCAAGTATGATGATAGGCTTTGGTACTACATAGGGTCGAATTCGGAGAGTTATAAACAGAAGTGGTTCTTTGGTTTTGACATGGCATATGGTGGAGCTGGTTTTGCTATAAGTGGTTCTCTAGCGAAGGTGTTGGCGAAGGTGTTTGATGAATGCATTCAAAGGTATCCGCATGTGTATGGGAGTGATGGCAGAGTCTATTCTTGTGT is a window encoding:
- the LOC130945823 gene encoding uncharacterized protein LOC130945823 codes for the protein MQQHLMMIQKSTNKNKSQSLRNLILLLSTSFCVTYYILVSTQLLDTPKQILQHLNNNYSSKLSSSLQEHYPSTTIDHVVFGIASSGDSWPKRKQYTKLWWNNKTMKGCVFVDKTPIENDNDSSLPPLCVSEDTSRFKYSYRGGLRSAIRVARVLKETVALNHSGVRWYVFGDDDTVFLPENLVKTLSKYDDRLWYYIGSNSESYKQKWFFGFDMAYGGAGFAISGSLAKVLAKVFDECIQRYPHVYGSDGRVYSCVTELGLALTLEPGFHQVDLRRNAFGLLASHPLTPLVSLHHPDYIDPIFPNINTTRAKSLEHLFQAVNVDSQRILQQTVCYHKRFSWTISVSWGYAVQVYQHPMLLTDVLRVQGTFKHWSGGDVLSPLYTFNTRGFHPHPCKRPTIFYLQDLSYANNSKMNGSIVSNYNKYFQNCSYDEASPRRLEMIKVFSNKLELDIKQLLSPRRQCCDVLNSSASNIIEIGIRECKDDELIYMH